A region from the Desulfitobacterium dehalogenans ATCC 51507 genome encodes:
- the coaE gene encoding dephospho-CoA kinase (Dephospho-CoA kinase (CoaE) performs the final step in coenzyme A biosynthesis.): MWVIGLTGGIGSGKSTVSRWLSQQGIPIIDADRTVHELYHEPETIAAITAGFGHDILMDTGKIDRKALGRIVFADDQARKLLEKILHPRVRVAMVKEQETLERAGERLCVWDVPLLFEAGYGSQMDELWVVWVPGYIQKQRVMQRDALSAEEVELRIQAQYSLGKKRKKADVVIDNSGTWDETVVQLRKEMERIKREQGL, from the coding sequence ATGTGGGTCATTGGGTTAACCGGGGGAATCGGGAGCGGAAAATCCACAGTCTCCCGGTGGCTCTCCCAACAAGGTATTCCGATTATTGATGCGGATCGTACAGTTCACGAACTTTATCATGAACCTGAGACGATTGCAGCCATTACGGCTGGGTTTGGTCATGATATCCTGATGGATACAGGAAAAATCGATCGCAAAGCTTTAGGCAGAATTGTATTCGCCGACGACCAAGCCCGTAAACTATTGGAGAAAATTCTTCATCCCCGGGTCAGAGTGGCCATGGTAAAAGAACAAGAAACTCTGGAACGGGCGGGGGAGAGGCTCTGTGTCTGGGATGTTCCTTTGCTTTTCGAAGCAGGGTATGGGTCCCAGATGGACGAGTTATGGGTGGTTTGGGTCCCGGGATATATTCAAAAACAACGGGTTATGCAGCGGGACGCCTTAAGTGCGGAAGAGGTGGAACTGCGCATTCAAGCCCAATACTCTTTAGGGAAAAAGAGAAAAAAAGCGGATGTGGTTATCGATAATTCTGGAACATGGGACGAAACTGTAGTACAATTAAGGAAGGAAATGGAAAGAATAAAAAGGGAGCAGGGGCTATAG
- a CDS encoding lytic transglycosylase domain-containing protein, producing MKKKGFTVRRKKKRSGFFFTLVLCVIALILLFQSPPIKKVLYPYPYKSLIEEYAQQYHVDPLLVISVIRAESKFLPYSQSHKGALGLMQLMPDTADWIAETLGDRSFDQSKLREPEKNIQYGTWYIASLQKEFEDITLVLAAYNGGRGHVNEWIRTEQLKVDDLNTDDIPFRETREYVERVKDNYANYQKLYGEKPRFK from the coding sequence ATGAAAAAGAAAGGATTCACAGTGCGACGCAAGAAAAAGAGATCAGGCTTTTTCTTTACCCTGGTCTTGTGTGTGATTGCTTTGATACTCTTGTTCCAATCCCCGCCCATTAAGAAGGTGCTCTATCCTTATCCCTATAAATCCCTTATCGAGGAGTATGCACAGCAATATCATGTGGATCCTTTGCTGGTTATCTCGGTCATTCGCGCCGAGAGTAAATTCTTGCCTTATTCCCAATCTCACAAGGGGGCCTTGGGGCTCATGCAGCTGATGCCGGATACGGCCGACTGGATTGCGGAGACATTAGGAGATAGAAGTTTCGATCAAAGTAAACTGAGGGAGCCGGAAAAGAACATTCAGTACGGCACCTGGTACATAGCCAGTCTGCAAAAGGAGTTCGAGGATATCACCCTCGTCCTGGCGGCTTACAATGGGGGACGGGGTCATGTTAATGAATGGATTCGAACAGAGCAGTTAAAGGTGGATGATTTAAATACAGATGATATTCCCTTCCGTGAGACCAGGGAATATGTAGAACGGGTTAAAGATAACTATGCTAATTATCAGAAACTCTATGGTGAAAAACCACGCTTCAAATGA
- the ytaF gene encoding sporulation membrane protein YtaF, whose translation MGATILFALALSFDGFGVGLSYGIRRIRIPLLSMLVITLCTVVAMGTAVFFGDILMGVVTIIPPNLLGAGILLTLGGYQLIKAIQHLIRGDAPKAVPASTLAVREPILKLEFKILGIVVQVLKTPEQADLDGSGVISVKESLLLGTALSLDAFASGLVLGLAVGILNSLSIIAWVALAQIFMIKLGQALAGKLPEEHLGKLGLLPGTMLILIALGKLI comes from the coding sequence ATGGGAGCTACAATACTCTTCGCTTTAGCCTTAAGTTTTGATGGATTTGGCGTAGGGTTATCTTATGGAATACGGAGAATCCGAATTCCCCTTCTTTCGATGTTGGTCATAACTCTTTGTACAGTAGTAGCCATGGGAACAGCGGTGTTTTTTGGGGATATCCTCATGGGGGTTGTTACAATTATCCCGCCGAATCTTTTGGGGGCTGGGATTTTACTTACCTTAGGAGGCTATCAACTGATAAAGGCCATTCAGCATTTGATTCGAGGAGATGCTCCAAAGGCTGTGCCTGCCAGTACCCTGGCTGTCAGAGAGCCGATCCTTAAGCTGGAATTCAAAATACTCGGCATTGTGGTACAGGTTCTCAAGACTCCGGAACAGGCTGATCTTGATGGCTCAGGGGTTATCAGCGTTAAAGAAAGTCTGCTGCTGGGGACGGCGTTATCCTTGGATGCTTTTGCCTCCGGTTTGGTATTAGGTCTTGCCGTGGGAATTCTTAATTCTTTGTCCATTATTGCCTGGGTAGCCCTGGCGCAGATTTTTATGATCAAATTGGGTCAGGCTTTAGCAGGTAAACTTCCCGAAGAGCATTTAGGGAAGCTGGGCCTTTTGCCGGGAACCATGCTTATTCTCATCGCCCTGGGAAAACTGATTTGA